Sequence from the Candidatus Sulfotelmatobacter sp. genome:
CGACGACCGCGCTCACGCCGGCCACCACCGCTGCCGGTCACGCCGTCGCCCACGCCGCCAAGACGGCTGGAGGCGCCGCCGCCAAGACCGTTCCGCTCACGCTGCCGCCGGGCCTCACGTTCGATACGACGCCGCACTCGCCGATCGCGACGCACGCGCCCTGGCTGACGCACGGTTTGGCCGGGCTCTTCATCATCCTGGGGGTGCTGCTGGTGACGCTGCTCGCGCTCCAGACCACCAAGCAAGAAGGGCTCAGCGGTACGCTGGGCGGCCGCGTCGAGTCCTCGACGCGGCGGCTGGGTCTGGATCAGCAGATCGCGCGCGTCACGCAGTTCGTCGCCGTCTCGTTCGTCGTCGTGGCCACGATCGTTTCACTGACCGGGATCTAGCTCTTGGCGCTGCTCGAGGTCCACGACCTCAAGACGATCTTCAAGACGGACGACGGCGACGTCGCCGCCGTCAACGGGCTCTCGTTCTCGGTCGAGCCCGGCTCGACGCTCGGGATCGTCGGCGAGTCCGGCTCGGGCAAATCGGTCACCTCGCTCTCGATCATGCGCCTGTTGGCGTCCAACGGCCGGGTCGAGCACGGTCGCGTGCTCTTCAAGGGCGAGGACCTGTTGAAGAAGAGCGAGGCCGAGATGCGACGCATCCGCGGCCGCGACATCGCGATGATCTTCCAGGACCCGATGACCTCGCTCAACCCGGTCCTGACGGTCGGCGAGCAGATCGCCGAAGCGACGCGGCTGCATTTGGGCCTTTCGAAGAAAGACGCCGTCGACAAGGCGATCGACATGCTGCGGCTGGTGCGCATCCCGGCCGCCGAGAAGCGCGTGCGCGACTACCCGCACCAGTTCTCGGGCGGGATGCGGCAGCGCGTCATGATCGCGATGGCGCTCTCGTGCGACCCGGCGGTCCTGATCGCCGACGAGCCGACGACCGCGCTCGACGTGACCATTCAAGCCCAGATCATCGAGCTGATGAACGAGATGCAGGAGCGGTTGGGCTCGGCCATCATCCTGATCACCCACGACCTGGGCGTCGTCGCCGAGACCTGCGAGAACGTGCTGGTCATGTACGGCGGCAACATGGTCGAGTACGGCAGCGCCCAGCAGATCTTCGATGCGCCCAAGATGCCCTACACGGTCGGCCTGCTGGAGTCGCTGCCGCGCTTGGATCAGGCCGGCGACCGGCTCGTTCCGATCGAAGGCCAGCCGCCGAACCTGCTGCGCATGCCGCCGGGCTGCGCGTTCGCGCCGCGCTGTCCGCAGCGGATGCCGATCTGCGACGAGCCGGTGCCGTTGTTCGACTTCGGCGCCGGGCACGTCGCGCGGTGCTTCCTGTACGATCCGCGCGCCGAGGGACAACCGAAGATCGCCCAGCCCGGGATCGTGCCGTGAGCGCCGCGATCGAGCCCGCGGCCGGCGCCGCCGTCGACGATCTGGTCGTCGTCCGCGACCTCAAGAAGTACTTCCCCATCACCGCCGGGCTGCTGCAGCGCCACGTCGCCGACGTCAAAGCGGTCGACGGCATCGACTTCGAGATCCGGCGCGGGGAGACGCTGGGTCTGGTCGGCGAGTCCGGTTCGGGCAAGACGACGGCCGGCCGGGTCATCCTCGGTCTCGCCCCCGCGACCTCGGGCAGCGTGACCTTCGCCGGGCGCGAGCTGATCGGGCTCTCGCGCAACGAGCTGCGTCCCTTGCGCAAGGAGATGCAGATCATCTTCCAAGACCCGTATGCGTCGCTCAACCCGCGCATGACGGTCGGCGCGATCGTTCGCGAGCCGCTCGAGATCCACGGGATCGCGCACGGCAAGGCGGCCGATGCGCGGGTCCAAGAGCTCTTGCGGCTGGTCGGGCTCCAGCCGTACCACGCCAACCGCTATCCGCACGAGTTCTCCGGCGGGCAGCGTCAGCGCATCGGGATCGCGCGCGCGCTGGCGGTCGATCCGAAGTTCATCGTGGCCGACGAGCCGGTCTCGGCGCTCGACGTCTCGATCCAGGCACAGGTCATCAACCTGCTCCAAGACCTGCAGCAGCAGCTGGGGCTGACCTACCTGTTCATCGCGCACGACCTCTCGGTCGTCCGCCACATCTCGAACCGGGTCGCGGTGATGTACGTCGGCAAGATCGTCGAGCTGGCCGATCGCGACCGTCTCTACACCAACCCGCTGCACCCCTACACGCAGGCGCTGCTCTCGGCGATCCCGATCCCGGATCCGGCCGTCGAGCGGCGCCGCAAGCGGATCATCCTGACCGGCGACATCCCCTCGCCGGTGAATCCGCCCTCGGGTTGCCGCTTCCACACCCGCTGCCCGGTTGCGTTCGACCGCTGCTCGGTCCAGGTGCCGGCGTTCATCGAATACGAGCCCGGACATCGCGCCGCGTGCCATTGGGTCGAAGAGCACGGCGGCAAAGCGCCGGACTTGAGCGCCGGGCCGGCGGTCATCAGCGGCTAGCGCCGGCGAGGCGAAAAAAGAAACGAGGGGAGCGCGAGCTCCCCTCGTCCGTTTTGGTCAGGCCTTCTTCTTGCGAGAAGCCTTCTTGCGGGTCGTCTTCTTCCGGGTGGTCTTCTTGCGACCGCCGGTCTTCTTGGCGGCCTTCTTGCGTCCGGCGGTCTTCTTCCGACCACCGGCCTTCTTCCGGCCACCCGTCTTCTTCGCGGTCTTCTTACGTCCCGCCGTCTTCTTGCGGCCGCCGGTCTTCTTACGCGCCGTCGACTTCTTGGCGGCCTTCTTACGCCCGCCGGTCTTCTTGCGCGCCGTCGTGGACTTCTTGGCGGCCTTCTTGCGACCGCCGGTCTTTTTCCGGGCGGTGGCTTTCTTGCGGGTACCGGCTTTTTTCCGGCTGCTCTTCCGGCGTCGCGGCGCTGCCGCAGCCGGCGCCGCATCCGGCATGCCGGTGTCCATGTCCGTCATTCAACCTCCTCGTCCGCGCGGACGGAGTGTCGTATCGGTACTGCGCCGACGCGTCGGCGCATTTGATCGCAGAATACACGCATTTCGCGTTTCGTGCAACTCTTGGGCCGCGGCGGCGGTTCTACGCGCGCCCGCGAAAGCGTTGGAGACGCTTGACGTCCGGGTTTATACTGTGGCCCGAAGCTCGTTCCTGACCGAGCCGCACCCACGGGAGACCGCAGTGGCGAAGCCCCTGATCATCGTCGAGTCGCCGACCAAAGCGAAAACCATCAAGAAATTCTTGCCTGCGCGCTTCGTCGTGAAGGCGTCGGTGGGCCATGTCCGGGACCTCCCGAAGTCGACGCTCGGGGTCGACGTCGAGAACGAGTTTCTGCCGCGCTACCTGACCATCAAAGGGAAGGGCGACATCATCAAGGAGCTCAAGGCGGCGGCCAAAACGGCGACCGACGTCTACCTGGCGACCGACCCCGATCGCGAGGGCGAGGCGATCGCGTGGCATCTCGCCGAGCTCCTCAAGCTCGAGAATCCCAAGCGCATCGAGCTCCACGAGATCACCAAGGACGCGGCACTGGCGGCGTTGCGCGACCCGCATCCGATCGACATGCCGCGGGTCAACGCGCAGCAGGCGCGCCGCATCCTGGACCGGCTGGTGGGCTACAAGATCTCGCCGCTGCTGTGGGCCAAGGTGCGCGGCGGCCTGTCGGCCGGGCGCGTGCAGTCGGTCGCCGTGCGGTTGATCGTCGACCGCGAGCGCGAGATTCGGGCCTTCGTCCCCCGCGAGTACTGGACCATCACGGCGCAGCTGGCGTCGGAGGGATCGCCGATCGTCTTCGCTGCCGACCTGTATCAGGTCGACGGGAAGAAGGCCGAGATTTCCACCGGCGAGCAGGCGCAGGCGATCGTCGACGCCGTCACCGGCGCCCCGTTCCGCGTCGCGTCGGTCAAGACGCGCGAGACGCGCCGCAACCCGGCGGCTCCGTTCACGACCTCGACCCTGCAACAGGAAGCCTCGCGCAAGCTGAAGTTCCGCGTGCGCAAGACGATGCAGATCGCCCAGGCTCTGTACGAAGGCGTCGATCTGGGCGGGTCCGAGGGGACGCAGGGCCTCATCACCTATATGCGCACCGACTCGACCCGCATCGCGGACTCGGCGCGCGAGGCCGCGCGGGAATACGTCGTCGGTCGCTTCGGTGAGGCCTATCACAGCGGCGGCCGGCAGTTCAAGGTCAAGGAAGGCGCGCAGGACGCCCACGAGGCGATCCGCCCGACCGCGGCGATGCGCACGCCCGACTCGTTGGCCGGCATCCTCAAGCGCGACGAGATGCGCCTGTACCAGTTGATCTGGGAGCGCTTTATCGCCTCGCAGATGGCGCCGGCGGTCTACGACCAGACGACGGTCGACATCGCGGCGACCGCGCGCTATACGTTCCGGGCCACCGGCAGCGTGCTCAAGTTCGCCGGCTACACCGCCGTCTATGAGGAAGGCGTCGACGACGCGCCGGCCGATCCGGCGCAAAACGGCAAGGGCGCGAAGCGTCCGCTGCTGCCGGCGCTGGCCGAGAACGAACAGCTCGAGACGAAGGCGATCGAGCCCAAGCAGCACTTCACCGAGCCGCCGCCGCGCTTCACCGAAGCCTCGCTGGTTCGCGCGCTCGAGGAGAACGGCATCGGCCGTCCCTCGACGTACAGCGCGATCGTCGAGACGATTCAGGCGCGCGGCTACGTCGAGCAGATCGAGCGCCGCTTCCAGCCGACCGAGATCGGTGAGGCGGTCAACGACCTGCTGGTCGAGCACTTCAAGGAGATCGTCGACCTGACGTTCACCGCCTCGATGGAGTCACAGCTCGACGCGCTGGCCGAGCAGGGCGGCGATTGGGGCGAGACCGCCAAGCTGCTGGGCGAGTTCTACGGCGGGTTCTCCAAAGAGCTCGAGGAGGCGGAGCGCAAGCTCCCCAAGGTCGAGCAGCGCGACGAGCCGACGGACGAAGTCTGCCCGAACTGCGGCAAGCCGATGGTCATCAAGACCGGACGCTTCGGCCGGTTCATGTCCTGCACGGGCTATCCCGAGTGCAAGACGACGAAGCCGATCCTCAAGGACAGCGGCGCGATCTGCCCCAAGTGCGGCGGCATGATCGCCGAGCGGCGCTCGCGCAAGGGCCGCACGTTCTACGGCTGCGCCAACTATCCGAAGTGCGACTTCGTGTCGTGGGACAAGGTCGCCAAGGAGCGCTGCGCGGTGTGCGGCGATTACGTGACCGAGAAGACCCGCCGCGGTGGTCAGGTGATCTACACCTGCCACACGGACAAGGCGCACGCGACCGGCCTGGGCACCGCCGAGGACGCCGACGAGGCCGAGCTGGAGACGGTCTAGTGGCCTACGCGCCCGACGTCGTCGTGATCGGGGGCGGTCTGGCGGGAAGCGAGGCCGCGTGGCAAGCCGCGCGCCAGGGCGCACGGGTCGTCCTCTACGAGATGCGCCCGCACAAGTTCGGGCCGGCGCATCATACCGGCGCGCTGGCCGAG
This genomic interval carries:
- a CDS encoding ABC transporter ATP-binding protein; the encoded protein is MALLEVHDLKTIFKTDDGDVAAVNGLSFSVEPGSTLGIVGESGSGKSVTSLSIMRLLASNGRVEHGRVLFKGEDLLKKSEAEMRRIRGRDIAMIFQDPMTSLNPVLTVGEQIAEATRLHLGLSKKDAVDKAIDMLRLVRIPAAEKRVRDYPHQFSGGMRQRVMIAMALSCDPAVLIADEPTTALDVTIQAQIIELMNEMQERLGSAIILITHDLGVVAETCENVLVMYGGNMVEYGSAQQIFDAPKMPYTVGLLESLPRLDQAGDRLVPIEGQPPNLLRMPPGCAFAPRCPQRMPICDEPVPLFDFGAGHVARCFLYDPRAEGQPKIAQPGIVP
- a CDS encoding dipeptide ABC transporter ATP-binding protein, producing MSAAIEPAAGAAVDDLVVVRDLKKYFPITAGLLQRHVADVKAVDGIDFEIRRGETLGLVGESGSGKTTAGRVILGLAPATSGSVTFAGRELIGLSRNELRPLRKEMQIIFQDPYASLNPRMTVGAIVREPLEIHGIAHGKAADARVQELLRLVGLQPYHANRYPHEFSGGQRQRIGIARALAVDPKFIVADEPVSALDVSIQAQVINLLQDLQQQLGLTYLFIAHDLSVVRHISNRVAVMYVGKIVELADRDRLYTNPLHPYTQALLSAIPIPDPAVERRRKRIILTGDIPSPVNPPSGCRFHTRCPVAFDRCSVQVPAFIEYEPGHRAACHWVEEHGGKAPDLSAGPAVISG
- the topA gene encoding type I DNA topoisomerase, translating into MAKPLIIVESPTKAKTIKKFLPARFVVKASVGHVRDLPKSTLGVDVENEFLPRYLTIKGKGDIIKELKAAAKTATDVYLATDPDREGEAIAWHLAELLKLENPKRIELHEITKDAALAALRDPHPIDMPRVNAQQARRILDRLVGYKISPLLWAKVRGGLSAGRVQSVAVRLIVDREREIRAFVPREYWTITAQLASEGSPIVFAADLYQVDGKKAEISTGEQAQAIVDAVTGAPFRVASVKTRETRRNPAAPFTTSTLQQEASRKLKFRVRKTMQIAQALYEGVDLGGSEGTQGLITYMRTDSTRIADSAREAAREYVVGRFGEAYHSGGRQFKVKEGAQDAHEAIRPTAAMRTPDSLAGILKRDEMRLYQLIWERFIASQMAPAVYDQTTVDIAATARYTFRATGSVLKFAGYTAVYEEGVDDAPADPAQNGKGAKRPLLPALAENEQLETKAIEPKQHFTEPPPRFTEASLVRALEENGIGRPSTYSAIVETIQARGYVEQIERRFQPTEIGEAVNDLLVEHFKEIVDLTFTASMESQLDALAEQGGDWGETAKLLGEFYGGFSKELEEAERKLPKVEQRDEPTDEVCPNCGKPMVIKTGRFGRFMSCTGYPECKTTKPILKDSGAICPKCGGMIAERRSRKGRTFYGCANYPKCDFVSWDKVAKERCAVCGDYVTEKTRRGGQVIYTCHTDKAHATGLGTAEDADEAELETV